The Salvia miltiorrhiza cultivar Shanhuang (shh) chromosome 2, IMPLAD_Smil_shh, whole genome shotgun sequence DNA window tgtCAACTTCCTAGCTTCTACATACTTTTTATTAGCCTCAAATCAAGCAAGGAACATATTGTGTCTAACTGTGGTATGATTAACTATGTTATCAATTGCGTCATTTTCTGAGAAAATAATTGTTTGCTCACCTGGCAAGTGAAAACTAAGACGATCAACAGATGGATCTTTATATGAATATCAAATCCTGATACCCTCCTACGACGCTTCACACGATGAAATATATCGATAATAGTGTTACGTATTCACTGCATCCACGACTTTTTCTTGTGTTTATCTCCATTGCTCTGGTAGAAAGTTGAAGGTACCCTATCATTGCTTTTGGTAACGTATTTCAATAAATACTTTATCGATCTCAATTGATTGCACTACTTTACATTGATATATGAGCTCCATATATCATTATAACATATTGTTATGAGAAACAACATATCTATTATCAAGCAAAACATCATTTTTCAAATTGGTGTGTCCACTATCCCTTCTTCTATAGCTTGGATAATCATCTTCATCAATATACGTGGATTTACAAAATTTCTTCGGGAAATGCTTTGTGCTTCTACCATCGAATATAcaagaagatttttttttcttatcaaaccGCATGGTTCATGGATCATGAACTCACGAACTGCATTGTAGTAAGCCTCGTCCAATATCTAATCGAAAATTTCAGTTGATATGATCTGATCTATGTCTTCACTAGTTGGATATTTGtctttgataaaaataaaataaaatataagcaTGAGAAAGACCGTTATAGAATCAAAAAAATACTTCatcgattttattaaaatttgtgtcgttTACAATGTGACAacttttttgtggacgaagagAATATATTATACATTCTTGAACCAATCTATCAAGAACAATTTTAATGCAGAGTCCAACTACTATTCCAATCCCATGATTCTCATCACCAATAACTTTATTTTTTCAACTCCAGAAGCCAcaatgatttaaaaaaatgaccTATTTTGGGTGTTTCTTTGTAGGCATTTAAGTTTATTAGACTATGAATTAATGGGATAGAGACTTCTCCCATTAGTGGCAAGCAACAATTTGTAGTGTAGATGTGCAGGGCCGTATTTTGTGAGAAATAGGGGGAAAACCGGAAAAGTCTATGCTGCACAGTGTGCATGTGCACACTGTCGCTCGAATTTTGACATGTATTATTTCATTATAATCTAGTATGATTCACTTTTTACTAACCCAGACCGGTTCTTCACATCAAATACCGCCGGTTTATTGGATAACTTGGTTTTCGATTTGTACATGTCCTTGTTTTCCTAGAGTACCGTGTATGGCAGAGATGCATACTGTGCACAGTCAATGATATGCAAACCGTGCACCTTAACTTAAAGCATACCATGCACGAATAAACAAATTATGCATTAAAAATCATACCATGTACAGTTACCGTGCATTAGAAAATAATGCATGTTCTGTTATACCGTGTATCTTGCATGGATGAACATACCGTATTGCGTGTATTCGTGTAACCGTGTATAGTTGAAAACCATAGTTTTTgtgatatttttgtaattaaatatCAGATATATCATCACTAATATGTTTTTAAATATCCTTTATTATATATGAACAATATCTTCGATATGAATGATTACTATAGTTTCATCTATAGATCAAACTATACTAATTGAATGAAATACTTTAGAACTAGTAAGTAAACTTCATAAAGAGTAATCATCCATGTAATACAAAACAAATGACTATTAGTTGAATAATATAGTAACATATGGCAATTACATATTTGCGTTAATATACATATGGGAAATGATAGAAAATTATGAAATCAACAAAATAATGGACAATCTCTTACAAGTCACGGTTAGGGCACACAGTTAGGGTGCGTTTGGTTTGTTGTAAAAGGGGTGGATAGCATAGGGATATAGGCTTATATGGGTGTTTGGTTTCTTATAAACAAATCCAACATGGCCCTGAGAATTGTAATGGCCCGATGCAAATTCACTGTAGATTCAGTGTTACCCAGCCGGCCACCCCCCTCCGATacattttccagattttaatacTACTTTATTTCTACCATAATTGCCCTCAACTTTTTCAAATTCAATCATTAAACTGTTCAAATTCGCATCCCCCAATTCTCTACCCAATTCTCTGCGCCTACCGGGAACTCTGATCTTCTTTGGAGAAAAATCGACGGAAGCAACTGAATCAAACCAAGGTACGCTTCAATTCCTCAAAAAAATCGAATTCTAACGAAGATCTACTGAATCTCTTCTCGATTCAGTGTTGGTTTACATATTGTATTTGGTTCTAGCGAATTTGGTTTATGAAAACCAATTCGCCCCTAATCTTGATTTCTATATTATTGATTGTTATTTCGACTTCCTCACTCCCCTCAATTTTGCAAGTAGTGTAATTTTTTCTACTAAAATGCTTCTTATAGAACTTCAAGGTGGAAAAAAAATACGCTAGGGTTCAGAttgagataatttttttatgtaattttttatttatataaattgagttcGTTTGTTGATAATCTGTGGATGTGTTTCATAACCATGTTGTTGCTGTTTTTATATTTCAGGGACATCTGGTCCGAGGAACGCCATTTTGGTAACCCAAATACACGGTATACGTGATTTCCTCTGTTTATGCAATGCTTTATGTTAGACCCTGTATGGCTCGTCTTTATTTTGCCGATGATAGTGGTACTAGTTGTAGTTGATGCTTGTGGGTGTGGTTGCATGGACATAAACTGATGTGATTTTCTAGTTTAATTGGCTCTTTGTTCTGCGTTCAATAGtgataatattgttttatttgTTGTGAGTAGTATAGTCATTTCCTTGTATTTATGTTTGGTTGGGACTGATTTGCATATTGGGCTATAATTGTGCCTTCTTGGTTTGTAGATGTCGGGGAGGGAACATATACGAGAATCTGATGTTGTGTATATGTTGGTGCAAGAGGTGTTGCGCCAACATTTGATGCAAATAGCTATTGTTGTTGCTTATGTTGATAGCTTGTGTTCAAGAAGAAGAACGCTTGAGGGGGCAGCTGCTCCTTACGGCTTGATATGTCGTATGCCTGATTAGGAGAGGCATTTAGGACAACTAATAGGCTGTAGTGATGTAGATTGTATCAATAACCTTCGCATGGACCGTAATGCATTTGGTCGTTTGTGTCAAATATTAAGGGATATGGAGGGCTTAGTTCATGGGCGACACGTTAGTGTTGAAGAACAAGTAGCTATGTTCGTCTCGGTCCTTGCCCATCACAAAAAAATCGAATAGTAAGGTTCAATTTTTGGCGTTCTGGCCAAACAATATCACATTACGTCCATGCCGTATTAGGGGCTATTTTACGATTACATGAGACATTTCTAGCAAAACCCGAGGCTGTCGCGGACGATTGCACAAACGATAGGTGGAAATGGTTCGAGGTACCTCTAGTTGGTTAATGTAGCTATTATATAAATTGACATATATACGGGCTACTTGTTGAGTTTTACCTGTGTTTACGGTTGTTTCTTATGTCTTGTGTAGGGTTGTTTAGGGGCATTAGATGGCACCTACGTGAATGTTTTGGTCAGTACTACCGACAAACCAAGATACATAACACGCAAAGGTGAAATTTCCACAAATGTTTTAGACGTTTGCGATCGCAATCTTCAATTCGTATATGCACTTTCCGGTTGGGAAGGGTCAGCATCGGATTGTAGGATTTTAAGAGATGCTTTGAATAGGCCACATGGATTAAAGGTGCCAAGAGGTAGTTAAACCCTTCCAATTCAGTTCCTTATGGCTAGTTACATGTTTATCCAATATGCCACCTAAAAAAGCTTACTAacagttgagattttatttctttgggTTATATATAGGTAGATATTACTTGTGTGACAATGGCTATGCCAACAGCGATGGTTTTCTTACTCCCTACAAAGGCGTACGATATCACTTGAAAGAATGGGGTCCAATGGGTTCACGACCTCAAAATAAGGAAGAACTATTTAATCTCCGGCATAGCAAGGCGAGAAATGTGATTGAAAGAGCCATTGGCATCATGAAGATGCGGTGGGGAATTCTTCGATCCACTACATTCTACCCCATAAAGATTCAAAATAGGTTGATTATGTCGTGCTTTTTATTACATAACTTCATTCGTAGGGGGATGTCAATTGATCCGGTTGAACAACAATACGATGATATGCATGAGGGGCAGGGTGGTGTAGAATGAGAGGTTGATGACTTCGTTGACAGTATTGAAGCTTCACCTCAATGGAATGCCATGAGAGAAGCATTGGCTGAGGAGATGTGGAACCAATATCTAAATCCTAATTAGGTGAAACTATTCACAAACACCTCGTTTGTTATATAGAATGTGTTGCTTCTCACAGTGCATTAATCTTCTTATGTTCGACTTTGAAAACTGtgaattgttatattttttgttttaaattggCATTTGATTTTATGTGAACtgttatattttttgttttaacttGGCATTTCATTTTATGTGATTATTCACCTCGTGTGTAAGCATTTCGTGACATTCAAGAAACTAACAAAGATGGCTGAGACGCGATGGGAACTCCCTCGAAATGTTGTTCACGCTGACGATGCCGTGTGGGCTCGTCTTTTCGAGGTACTTGCCAACGGCATGTGCGAAATTTTTCCTAATCATTCTTGTTAAATAAGCACAAAATGATTGTTATATACTTTGTCTCTTTGAAGGAGAAAAGATTCTTCCAAGCATATCGCCACAAAGGTGAACCACAAATCTACAAGCTCGAGCAACTATTTGGCGTCGACGAGGGGCAACCCACTGTCATTAATGTGGATGATGACGAGCCACAGTGGGAGGAAGAGGCGAGCACAGAGGTCCTAGAGGAGAACTCATCTGGCGATGAAATTGTCTCACCGATTGCAAAAGCTGCGCTGAATGTGGTACGTAATATCTTTGACGATGGTGGCTCTTCAAGTGTTATCCCGGACACCCCCACGCAACCCTTGGACATCAATGCTCCATTCCGTCAGCCCCCGCGCAACTACAGCCTCGCAGTGACACACGAATTTCCACCACGAAACGCGTTCCCACTGAAGCCTAAAGACCACGCCAACACCCCGGATTCCGACAAGGGAGGTAGCTCTTGTGCATCTTCTTCGCCATATAAATGATGTAATTTGTTGTTGCAACTTCTTCGCCTCCGTTTATGGGAGCTCCTACTTATACATTTTGTGGGTTACCAATGGTTTAAGGGAGCTTTCTTTTTGGCTGATATGTAATAATTATGTAAGGGGGCGAAGTTGTTTAGTTGCTGGATTATGACTACtaatcaaatatgaagttgCTAAGTATTTCTCTATGTATGACGTGTGTTCCCACAAACTTTTTGTATTCCAATTCAAGGCTCAATTGATTAGCATTTCGTATGTCAAAATTTGCAAAATATGATAAGATTCAATGCAAAAGAAATTAAGCATCAAATATATAAGACGAAACTTCCATGTTTGAGCTTACTAATTAAATATACACATCAGGGCCGTCGGATTAAGGCTTCCTACAGTAGGCACTTGAAATTTCCACCTAAGTTCGAATACAAGCACAGATAGGTTTAATTATAGCGTTCATTAGCGCTTACAAAAACCAAgtcataaaacacaaaatagATCATCTCCTTATGAGATTCATACTTTAAAAACTACGTCAAAAGCTTACTTCTCCAAATCATTTCTTATATTTATCTTCGAGCAAGTGCATCACATAGTCGGGCTTCGCAGCGTCTGGTAGAGATGTGAAAATGTCCAAACGCTCGACTTCCTTTGCGAGCAAGTCACAAACTTCGAATATCGCTTTCTGAGTCAAACCGAGGATGACACTGAGCTGCACATAAACCTGCTTCCTTGCTTCGGCAATGTCGACATCGTGCCCCATTCTCTTCCCGATTGCATCCAAACTCTCCTTCGTGCCACGACTTATCTCAACCAACGTGTCACACACACCGCTGAATGCTTCACGTGTCTTACGCTTCCTGTTTATCACACGCGGTGTGACCTCAGGTAGCCTCGTCTCACTCGCACTCTCGGGTTCTGCAGTTTGCTCGAACACATCCTCCATTTGGACATGATAATCGCCTTCGCCTCCATGTTGATCAAGATCAATGGTGCGGTACATTTGGTGGGCTGCTTCCATCATGTCCTCGGCAGTATCACCGTTAGCTCTATCCTTGCCGAAGATTTCTCTCCACACATCTAGATATGGCCAGCTTTTATAGCGCATCAGCCTGGCGTTTGGATCCTTCTATAACACACGAAGACCATAATTTAGTAAACTATACAACTATTTCCACACATGTAAAACAACCTTACATAGGCTATGAAATTCAAACCTTCACGATTGCTTCCCATTGCTCATTGTTGCAGTCCACCATGTGCGTTCCGTTCGCATTGAATCCTACACCAGTCAACTTTAGCATCTCACAGAGCGAGTAGTAGTTCTTCTTCCAGGTAGTCGTCTTCGAGTTGATATGTGGCATTGCCTTTAGGCCAGTGGTAGGAAATTCCTTCCTCATGGCTTCCTCCAGTTTGGTTAAGTATCCCGCGCGAAAACCGTTATCAGATTTCCACCCTTGCACAACTAACTCTTTCAATGCTGCCAATAGCACTTTTTCCTCTCGTTCCGACCAGCTCCTACGTGTTTTGTCGTTCTTATTATTACGACAACCACGGGCAGCCTCATTGGTCCCTGTAACAATCGACAGTACACCACCAAAAAACACCATTAATTAGAGAATGCAAATCTGTTTCAAACATAAAGCGTTGATGCTCACATGGCGAGCTACAGAGTAACTATACATATTCTATTTAAATTTGTGTGTAGGAATCCTATAGCACATCTCGAATGAAGCATATTCAAGAAACATAAACCCAACATTAAAAAAAGAAGCTTCGTTAAGATCTAAGTTCAACCAAGCACTACACATGAGTTGTTTCATAATCTGCTATTAAAAATCTAAGTTCATTTGCAACAGCAAAACCCACAAAACAGGACATCATGGACTTCTATGTCGAACATCATCAAACAATAAAATAGAAACATCATCAACAAcccaaaaagagaaaaaaaaaattaaaaaacaaaaccaCACAGCAATGGCGAATCAATAGGACAAACGATATCACCGATATATCACAGACCTTGAGTTGCTGCTGAACTCATGATACCAGCTGGGTAGAACGTCTCCAATAGAAGAAAACGATCCGTGGAACCCTTATCCAAGCAAGCAGATGTGAAATCCTTCCAGATGTAGTGCGCGAATTTGGCGGGTGGAATATCATCTCGCCTCTCCAAATTCCTTATATTGTGCCGCATGGATTGCATAAGGGTGACTCTTGGGATTTTGCAATTAGTGGAGGGTAAATTTGTAATTCCAACATATAATCTAACTAGTAATACCATGAACCAAACATAAAATACATATGTTGCCCATCCTATCAAAcacgtttttttttattaatccaGTTCAATCTAGCAAAGGAAATTGTAATTAGTGTATACGGACAAATCCATTCCTTCAAATCAAACATGCACGGGTTTAGCGTACATGGTTAGCGATTTCTTACATGGTTACACAGTATGTGCACGGACAAGAAACCCGTGCACGAATGATTATACCATGTTAAACACATCGTGTACGAATGAACATACCGTGTAGCGTGCATTCGTGTAACCGTGTATAGTTGAAAATTGAGAATTCTAAATCATTTTCCTAgtaatcttattattttatgatgACTTTGAAATCGTTCCTCGGTATTCTAATTTGGATTTGAGAATTgcatataattttttgttaataTTAATGTATGTTGGGCTTTCAATTTTGGCggttattgtatttttattcttaGTTAAATTTGTTATAACATTCAAAATAAACTAATTAACAATCCTTTACTACAAAATGggcaaaatattaaaaatacaaCATCAAAGACATCTCAGGAACGAAGCTCAGATACATTTTTTGCGACGAAAATAATTTTCTTCGAAAGATGGAGGGGTACGAAAGGGATTTGTTAATGTTTGAAaatataaagaagaaaaaagggaAATCTGAGATACCAGGTATGAATATTAAGGACAAATGTTTCAAAACACAAATTTGAAAAAGTGGAAAACAAGGACTGGTACAAACCGAAACCAGATTCTCCAATGAACCGGCGGTATTTGATGTGAAGAACCGGTCTGGGTTAGTAAAAAGTGAATTGTACATGTCAAAATTCGAGCGGCAATATGGATGTGCACACTGTGCAGCATAGACATTTCCAAAATAGTGGCGATAAAGAGAAAAACTATAGTGAATTTGGGTTTTGGCACCCAAAGGGACGAGGGGAGATTGTAAATCACCCAAAGGGATTCAAGCTTTTTGCAGGAAAAAGAGACACCGAAAGGGATTTGggcttttttttattttttatttatgagaagATACATATATTAAATAGTCGAAAAGAAAATCTATGATTTATTTTCCATGAATAAATCCCACAAATTAGGACTTTTTCAAACAATTCAAATCTATCCAAATGTGGTTGCTCAATGTATAGAGATAATCATAAATCATAAATCTATGATTTATTTTccatgaataaaataaaaaattcaaaatttaaaatcacaAATCGTTGTTTTATCAGCTTGTTTACGTAGAAATAAAACTTTTGAAAATAActacaaatctaggattattttggaaacaaataaaataaaatattttttgaaaaaaaaaataatactagtggaaacaaatttaggattatttttaggggAATCTATAAATTAGtggaaataaatcaataatataattttgaaaacaaaaaagaaaaatatctaaaattttAGAAATATAACCTTCAAAAATAACTATAAATCGATTGgctcaattttgaaaataatattttagaactaaataataaaaaatcggCCAAATTAATATTTAAGCAAGAATCAATTTTTTCGCTAGGTGTGTAAAAAAATCTTTACCGttctaaaaaaacaaaatttatagCAGGAGTATTTCATTTTCGTTTATCTATTGGTATAGTAAGTAAGAGTCACTGCCCCAAAAATGGAAGCTCTTACGCAGCTGAGCATTGCACCCTACCCCCGTCGCCTCCTCTCACCTCCACCCAACAGAAAACCTCACTTTAAACCTAGCGCCGCCGTCAGCGGCGGCCCCACCACCAGCAGATGGGCCGATCGCCTCTTCGCCGACTTCCAATTCCTGCCTTCCCCGTCAGACACTCCAGACGTCGCAATCTCTGCGCCGCCTCCGCCTCTTCCTTCCCTCCCGGAGCGCCTCGTTCCAATGCCGCTAGATTTCTATCGGGTTCTGGGAGCGGAGCCACATTTCCTTGGCGACGGCATTCGCAGAGCCTACGACGCTAGGGTTTCGAAGCCGCCGCAATATGGTTACAGCGACGACGCTTTGATTAGCCGGCGGCAGATTCTTCAAGCGGCTTGTGAGACCCTTGCTAACTCCAGTTCTCGCAGGGAGTACAATCAGGGGCTCGCTGATGATGAATTTGATACCATACTCACTCAAGTGCCCTGGGATAAGGTTTTCCTTCTAGAAATGTTACTTTTAAAAGCTAATTGTGAATATATTTTGCTTGCAATTGCTGTGAATTGGACTTTTTCTACTGGAATACTTTACTAAGAAGATGGCGAAATGGGGAAGTAATATTTTCTATTCCTACATTCGTATATTTTGTTTTATGGAGTATATACTATTGTCGAATATCGGAAATTCTTGATGTATAGAGTTTGGGGAATGTGAAAAGAAAATTGATACACATTTTGATTAAATCTCACCAAATAAGATATGTTTTTAGAAACCCTTTTTTTCGAGAAACAAGCAATTTGTGGATAGTGTTCATACTGCACTTGGGAAGTAATAATTGGTTTCTGTACGAAGATTTTTTGGGTCTTTCATTGTGAGATGGTTTACGTGAGCTCCCTTGTTATCGGGTCACTGTTACCGCTGGTTTACAATTATATACTATTTCTTATTTCTCATGACGTTTCTCCTTGGGATTTGTATTTATTGATTGCTAATTAGATGACTACTTCACAATATATTTGTGGAGTATGAAAAAACACCTGGGTGGTTTCCTTACAGTTTTTAAAATCACTGCTTTCACTACAATTGAAACATTGGAGCTTGTTCGATTGAGCACATTTAAGGAAACCCAACTTTGGGATCTATTTATTCAGAGAAATAGAAAACAATCCAATCTCTACCTCAGTTCACAAACATACATCTATAGTAACAATTATTTCCCACATTTCTAAAATATATACTACTAGTATTTGGCGTCTATATGTACTATCCCCCAATTCTATAACAAACATTGATGTTTACTAGTATTACACAACTCTCACAAAAATCAAGTCCTAATTCTTGAACTTCCCATTATCCAAATTTTAACTAGATACCCTCTTTAAATTTTGACCTGATGGGCATTCTAGGTTCCTGGAGCCCTGTGTGTACTGCAAGAAGCTGGGGAGACGGAGTTGGTTCTTCAAATTGGAGAGAGCTTGTTGAAAGAGAGGTTGCCCAAGTCATTCAAGCAAGACATTTTGTTGTCAATGGCGCTTGCTTATGTTGATTTATCTAGGGATGCCATGGCATTGTCACCTCCTGATTTTATCAGAGGCTGTGAAGTGCTTGAGATGGCACTCAAGCTATTGCAGGTAAGAATTTTGTTATCATCGTATACTTTGTATTCTTTTCACTAgttcaaaatataattttcagcACACTCTGGCTGTCCGTGTTATGAAATGGACTGGGATCagtttttgttattattattattattattattattattattattattattattattattattattatcttatcATCCATTTGGCCAGAATTCTTTGCACTGtgaagttcttttttttttgtttgcaaGTGTCATACATACATATGAATCTTCTTCACGCAGGAAGAAGGTGCAAGCAACCTTGCCCCTGATTTGCAAGCACAGATTGATGAAACCCTAGAAGAAATCAATCCCAAGTGTGTTATAGAGCTCCTAGCACTTCCACTGGGTGATGAGTACCAGTCAAGAAGAAGACAGGGTCTTCAAGGTGTGCGAAATGTTTTGTGGTCTGTTGGTGGAGGGGGAGCAGCTGCCATGGCAGGAGGATTCACCCGTGAAGATTTTATGAATGAGGTTTTTCTGCGTATGACTGCAGCAGAGCAGGTATTATTTTACTTTATCCAAATTATATGTTCAGGTCCCAGTTTATGTTCTTATATGATTCTTTTTCATGTAAGGTTGATCTGTTTGCTGCCACACCACGTAACATACCCGCAGAAAGTTTTGAAGCATACAATGTGGCCCTTGCTCTAGTTTCTCAAGCCTTCTTAAGCAAAAAGCCTCATCTCATTCAAGATGCTGACAACCTTTTTCAGCAACTTCAACAAACCAGGATCACTGCTAGTGGGGGCTCCTTATCTGCCTATGGCACCAGAGAAAATCGTGAAATAGACTTTGCACTTGAGAGGGGTCTTTGCTCTCTTCTTGTTGGGGAAGTAGATGAATGTCGTGCATGGTTGGGCTTGGATAATGAAGAGTCGCCTTATCGAGATCAGTCGATAATTAACTTTGTTATTGAACACTCTAGTGACAACAGAGAAGATGATCTCCTCCCTGGGCTCTGCAAACTATTGGAGACATGGTTGATGGAAGTGGTATTTCCTAGATTTAGAGAGACCCAAGATGTTATATTCAAGCTTGGAGATTATTATGACGATCCTACAGTTTTGAGGTATTTAGAGAAACTGGAAGGTCAGGGACGCTCACCCTTGGCTGCTGCTGCAGCTATAGCGAGGATTGGAGCTGAAGCTACTGCTGTGCTTGACAGTGTGAAGGTTAGTGCCATTCAGGCACTGCAGAGAGTATTTCCTCTTGGCAGTGGGGAAAAGAATATCAGACTTTATCAGAAGAATGATATCAAGAGTTATGGTCTGCCAGTTGTGAGTGGAGAGACTGGAATAGATCTTAATCAAGATGACTCCTACAGGTTTGGAGTTCCAGAGATGACTAGTCCTGATGAACTGCAGCAGCAAGAAATTATTACTAACAATATAAAAGATGCAACTATAAAGATCACGTGTGCTGGTGTGGCGGTTGGTCTTGCGACTTTAGTGGGGTTGAAATTCCTGTCACATCGCAC harbors:
- the LOC131010317 gene encoding protein ACCUMULATION AND REPLICATION OF CHLOROPLASTS 6, chloroplastic isoform X2; amino-acid sequence: MEALTQLSIAPYPRRLLSPPPNRKPHFKPSAAVSGGPTTSRWADRLFADFQFLPSPSDTPDVAISAPPPPLPSLPERLVPMPLDFYRVLGAEPHFLGDGIRRAYDARVSKPPQYGYSDDALISRRQILQAACETLANSSSRREYNQGLADDEFDTILTQVPWDKVPGALCVLQEAGETELVLQIGESLLKERLPKSFKQDILLSMALAYVDLSRDAMALSPPDFIRGCEVLEMALKLLQEEGASNLAPDLQAQIDETLEEINPKCVIELLALPLGDEYQSRRRQGLQGVRNVLWSVGGGGAAAMAGGFTREDFMNEVFLRMTAAEQVDLFAATPRNIPAESFEAYNVALALVSQAFLSKKPHLIQDADNLFQQLQQTRITASGGSLSAYGTRENREIDFALERGLCSLLVGEVDECRAWLGLDNEESPYRDQSIINFVIEHSSDNREDDLLPGLCKLLETWLMEVVFPRFRETQDVIFKLGDYYDDPTVLRYLEKLEGQGRSPLAAAAAIARIGAEATAVLDSVKVSAIQALQRVFPLGSGEKNIRLYQKNDIKSYGLPVVSGETGIDLNQDDSYRFGVPEMTSPDELQQQEIITNNIKDATIKITCAGVAVGLATLVGLKFLSHRTGSSDLLKDPGTTAIASNVINVGH
- the LOC131010345 gene encoding uncharacterized protein LOC131010345 — its product is MVLLVRLYVGITNLPSTNCKIPRVTLMQSMRHNIRNLERRDDIPPAKFAHYIWKDFTSACLDKGSTDRFLLLETFYPAGIMSSAATQGTNEAARGCRNNKNDKTRRSWSEREEKVLLAALKELVVQGWKSDNGFRAGYLTKLEEAMRKEFPTTGLKAMPHINSKTTTWKKNYYSLCEMLKLTGVGFNANGTHMVDCNNEQWEAIVKKDPNARLMRYKSWPYLDVWREIFGKDRANGDTAEDMMEAAHQMYRTIDLDQHGGEGDYHVQMEDVFEQTAEPESASETRLPEVTPRVINRKRKTREAFSGVCDTLVEISRGTKESLDAIGKRMGHDVDIAEARKQVYVQLSVILGLTQKAIFEVCDLLAKEVERLDIFTSLPDAAKPDYVMHLLEDKYKK
- the LOC131010317 gene encoding protein ACCUMULATION AND REPLICATION OF CHLOROPLASTS 6, chloroplastic isoform X1 — its product is MEALTQLSIAPYPRRLLSPPPNRKPHFKPSAAVSGGPTTSRWADRLFADFQFLPSPSDTPDVAISAPPPPLPSLPERLVPMPLDFYRVLGAEPHFLGDGIRRAYDARVSKPPQYGYSDDALISRRQILQAACETLANSSSRREYNQGLADDEFDTILTQVPWDKVPGALCVLQEAGETELVLQIGESLLKERLPKSFKQDILLSMALAYVDLSRDAMALSPPDFIRGCEVLEMALKLLQEEGASNLAPDLQAQIDETLEEINPKCVIELLALPLGDEYQSRRRQGLQGVRNVLWSVGGGGAAAMAGGFTREDFMNEVFLRMTAAEQVDLFAATPRNIPAESFEAYNVALALVSQAFLSKKPHLIQDADNLFQQLQQTRITASGGSLSAYGTRENREIDFALERGLCSLLVGEVDECRAWLGLDNEESPYRDQSIINFVIEHSSDNREDDLLPGLCKLLETWLMEVVFPRFRETQDVIFKLGDYYDDPTVLRYLEKLEGQGRSPLAAAAAIARIGAEATAVLDSVKVSAIQALQRVFPLGSGEKNIRLYQKNDIKSYGLPVVSGETGIDLNQDDSYRFGVPEMTSPDELQQQEIITNNIKDATIKITCAGVAVGLATLVGLKFLSHRTGSSDLLKDPGTTAIASNVINVGGPLVENSEEVPRMDARFAENLVRKWQAVKSLALGSDHCFEKLSEVLDGQMLKIWTDRAMEIAQHGWFWDYQLLNLNIDSVTVSVDGRRAIVEATLEESAQLTDGAHPEHNDSYSTTYTTRYEMSFSKSGWKIVEGAVLKS